One Candidatus Uhrbacteria bacterium genomic region harbors:
- a CDS encoding UDP-glucose/GDP-mannose dehydrogenase family protein, with translation MDITIIGTGYVGLVTGAALASLGNRVVCFDTDMGKVTALQSGRMPFFEPGLSELVRSAVANEHLLFTTDLSQALRDASFVFLCVGTPPKENGSADLSAIETAARAIGLALNHDIYLVTKSTVPVGTNRHLRAIVEEALEEVGRSAKQVHVTVLSNPEFLREGTAVEDFMKPDRIVVGADEQWGADILLQLYAPFECSKIVVSLESAELAKYAANAFLATKISFVNEIAEVAERTGADIREIVQCIGQDPRIGSAFLRAGIGYGGSCFPKDVSALAQIAGSSGVDFRLLAATIEVNRRQRERFVARVRETLGELTGKTLAVWGLAFKANTDDVRESASVDIIARLYAEGADVVVFDPQAMPHAERVLGASVSYASSPLEAVAGVEALCILTEWPMFRAVSLERLATLMRGKDIFDGRNLLADMNMTPYGLRYHGVGLGGVAQTEE, from the coding sequence ATGGACATCACCATTATCGGAACGGGCTATGTAGGACTTGTCACGGGCGCAGCTCTGGCTTCGCTTGGCAATCGCGTGGTGTGTTTTGATACGGATATGGGCAAAGTTACGGCTCTTCAGAGCGGCCGCATGCCATTCTTTGAACCTGGACTTTCGGAGCTGGTGAGGTCAGCCGTGGCAAACGAGCATCTCCTATTTACCACCGACCTCTCGCAGGCACTTCGTGACGCCAGTTTTGTTTTTCTGTGTGTTGGAACGCCGCCCAAAGAAAACGGGAGTGCGGATCTCTCTGCGATCGAAACGGCCGCGCGCGCCATCGGGCTTGCTCTGAACCACGACATCTACCTTGTGACCAAGAGTACCGTGCCGGTGGGGACGAACCGTCATCTGCGCGCCATTGTGGAGGAAGCGCTTGAGGAAGTGGGCCGGAGTGCGAAGCAAGTGCATGTCACGGTACTGTCGAATCCGGAGTTTCTCCGCGAGGGGACAGCGGTCGAGGATTTTATGAAACCGGACCGTATTGTGGTGGGTGCTGACGAACAGTGGGGAGCCGATATTCTTCTTCAACTCTACGCGCCGTTTGAGTGCTCGAAGATTGTGGTATCGCTCGAGTCGGCAGAACTCGCAAAGTATGCTGCCAATGCGTTTCTCGCCACGAAAATCTCCTTTGTAAATGAAATTGCCGAAGTTGCCGAGCGTACAGGAGCCGATATCCGCGAGATCGTGCAATGCATCGGACAGGATCCGCGTATCGGGAGCGCCTTTTTGCGCGCCGGGATCGGTTATGGAGGATCGTGCTTTCCTAAAGACGTGAGCGCGCTTGCACAGATCGCGGGGAGTTCCGGTGTGGACTTTCGCCTACTTGCGGCGACGATCGAGGTGAACCGTCGCCAGCGCGAACGCTTTGTTGCGCGCGTGCGAGAAACGCTTGGAGAACTCACCGGAAAGACGTTGGCCGTATGGGGATTGGCGTTTAAGGCAAACACAGATGATGTCCGTGAGTCTGCATCTGTGGACATCATTGCGCGTCTCTATGCCGAGGGAGCGGACGTGGTCGTCTTTGATCCACAGGCCATGCCCCATGCCGAGCGCGTGCTTGGGGCATCGGTCTCTTACGCATCTTCGCCGCTTGAAGCGGTGGCCGGAGTTGAGGCGCTGTGCATTCTCACGGAGTGGCCGATGTTCCGCGCTGTCTCCCTCGAACGTCTCGCGACACTTATGCGCGGCAAAGATATTTTTGACGGTCGAAACTTACTTGCAGATATGAACATGACCCCCTATGGTCTTCGCTATCATGGGGTGGGACTTGGAGGAGTGGCTCAAACGGAAGAGTAA
- a CDS encoding leucine--tRNA ligase, which produces MPYNHREIEPKWQKRWEKNHAGEVTEEKRKREDARYHLVMFPYPSGAGLHVGHVESYTGVDIMTRKARMEGKHVLFPIGFDAFGLPAENYAIKSGTHPAETTKAAIENFTRQMKSVGLSFDWSRTLSTADPAYYKWTQWIFLKLYEAGLAYKAKAPVNWCESCHTVLANEQVVDGRCDRCHNPVVQKELEQWFFRITKYAEELLAGLEHLDWPERLKAMQRNWIGRSEGVEIDFLLVAGNRQPAAVRVFTTRPDTIFGATYLVLAPEHPLVGELTTSAREEEVEAYKKSAAKKTALERAELSREKTGVFTGSYAINPATGENIPIWIADYVLASYGVGAIMAVPAHDERDRAFAEIYNLPIKNIVPEENNFGTKKTTYRLRDWLVSRQRFWGAPIPIVYDPEGQPHPVKEKHLPLLLPTDVDFRPTGESPIARSEEYAKRAEKLYGKGWRFEVDTMDTFVDSSWYFLRYVDPTNEKKFADAKSLDYWCPVDLYVGGVEHAVLHLLYARFFCYALKDLGIISFDEPFLKLRNQGMILGPDGAKMSKSRGNVINPDEVVAAFGADTLRMYEMFMGPFEEAKPWDTNGVLGVRRFLDRVWRVSEEVGDVGKAGKVEKVGEVEREIHKTIKKVSEDTDAMRFNTAIAQMMICANAMQDGVRRESFEMFVKILAPYAPHLAEEIWEKLGHSVSIFDGVWPSYDPALAQDVTVEFAVQVNGKLRATISLSKDTSQADVETQARRQVGGHLADRKVARVVFVPGRLINFVVLSTKED; this is translated from the coding sequence ATGCCCTACAATCACCGAGAGATTGAACCGAAATGGCAAAAAAGATGGGAGAAGAATCATGCGGGAGAAGTGACAGAGGAAAAAAGGAAACGCGAGGATGCGCGGTATCACTTGGTTATGTTTCCGTATCCTTCGGGAGCGGGACTCCATGTGGGGCATGTGGAATCCTACACCGGCGTGGATATCATGACGCGCAAAGCGCGGATGGAGGGGAAGCACGTGCTCTTTCCCATCGGGTTTGATGCTTTCGGTTTACCGGCAGAAAACTATGCCATCAAATCCGGTACTCATCCTGCAGAGACGACAAAGGCGGCGATAGAGAATTTCACGCGGCAAATGAAATCTGTCGGCCTCTCCTTTGACTGGTCGCGCACTCTCTCCACGGCCGATCCCGCTTATTACAAATGGACGCAATGGATTTTTTTGAAACTGTATGAAGCGGGCTTGGCGTACAAAGCAAAGGCGCCGGTGAATTGGTGTGAGTCGTGCCACACGGTGCTTGCGAACGAGCAGGTTGTAGACGGGAGGTGTGATCGTTGCCACAACCCTGTTGTGCAAAAGGAACTCGAGCAGTGGTTCTTCCGCATCACAAAGTACGCCGAGGAGTTGCTGGCTGGTCTCGAACATCTTGATTGGCCGGAGCGGTTGAAGGCCATGCAGAGGAATTGGATTGGCAGAAGCGAGGGCGTCGAGATTGATTTTCTTCTGGTAGCTGGCAACCGGCAGCCGGCAGCTGTCCGTGTGTTCACCACGCGTCCTGACACCATCTTTGGGGCGACGTATCTTGTGTTGGCGCCCGAGCATCCGCTTGTGGGAGAACTTACAACAAGTGCGCGCGAAGAGGAGGTGGAAGCTTACAAAAAATCTGCTGCTAAAAAAACCGCGCTCGAACGCGCCGAACTTTCTCGCGAGAAGACCGGCGTGTTTACGGGGTCCTATGCCATCAATCCGGCAACAGGGGAGAACATTCCCATATGGATTGCCGATTATGTCCTCGCGTCCTATGGAGTGGGCGCTATCATGGCTGTTCCTGCACACGACGAACGTGACCGCGCTTTTGCCGAGATCTACAACCTTCCCATCAAAAATATTGTTCCAGAAGAGAATAACTTTGGAACTAAGAAAACGACGTACCGTCTACGCGACTGGCTTGTGTCGCGTCAGCGCTTTTGGGGCGCGCCCATTCCGATTGTCTACGATCCAGAGGGCCAGCCACACCCCGTGAAAGAAAAACATTTGCCGCTTCTGCTTCCCACCGATGTGGATTTTCGACCCACGGGCGAATCTCCCATTGCGCGATCAGAGGAGTACGCCAAGCGTGCGGAGAAGCTGTATGGCAAGGGGTGGCGTTTTGAAGTCGATACGATGGACACGTTCGTGGACTCCAGTTGGTATTTCTTGCGGTATGTCGATCCGACGAATGAAAAGAAGTTTGCCGATGCGAAGTCTCTGGACTATTGGTGCCCGGTGGATCTATACGTAGGCGGGGTCGAGCATGCGGTGCTGCATCTCCTTTATGCGCGGTTCTTCTGCTACGCGCTCAAGGACCTCGGTATTATTTCTTTTGACGAGCCGTTTTTGAAACTGCGCAACCAAGGTATGATTCTCGGTCCCGATGGGGCGAAGATGAGCAAGTCGCGCGGCAACGTCATCAATCCCGACGAGGTGGTTGCAGCGTTCGGTGCCGATACGCTGCGGATGTATGAGATGTTCATGGGGCCGTTTGAAGAGGCGAAGCCGTGGGACACGAATGGGGTGCTCGGTGTGCGACGATTTCTAGATCGGGTGTGGAGGGTGAGCGAGGAGGTTGGAGATGTTGGAAAGGCTGGAAAAGTTGAAAAGGTTGGGGAGGTTGAGCGGGAAATTCACAAAACGATAAAAAAAGTGAGTGAAGACACGGACGCCATGCGGTTTAACACCGCGATTGCGCAGATGATGATTTGTGCCAATGCGATGCAGGATGGGGTGCGCCGGGAATCTTTCGAGATGTTTGTGAAAATCCTGGCTCCCTATGCGCCGCACCTTGCAGAAGAGATTTGGGAGAAGCTCGGACACTCGGTCTCTATCTTTGATGGTGTATGGCCGTCGTATGATCCCGCGCTTGCACAAGATGTCACCGTTGAGTTCGCGGTACAGGTAAATGGAAAACTGCGTGCGACCATCTCTCTTTCCAAAGACACGAGTCAAGCGGATGTGGAAACGCAGGCTCGCAGGCAGGTGGGCGGGCATCTTGCTGATAGGAAGGTGGCACGCGTCGTATTTGTTCCCGGCCGGCTCATTAACTTTGTCGTTTTGTCCACAAAAGAGGATTGA